One part of the Bacteroidia bacterium genome encodes these proteins:
- a CDS encoding MATE family efflux transporter produces the protein MIRSLLRGFNSYKKDLKETLYLSGPVIVAQLGLVLMGVIDNIMIGNIENIGHELLSAASLGNSIYFIVGVLGIGITFAISPLVAEADAAGEVSQCGLYLRQGVLASLISGILLCLIMLGLTYLLPYMDQPEQDVRLGTPYLHIINVSLIPMMLFLAYKQFSDGLSFTKAAMYVTLFGLIFNVGVNWLLIYGNWGFPRLELIGAGIGTLSSRIFMLILIAIYINYTPRFKIYKPRLNFREWRGDIMKKIFEIGLPSGFQYFFEVGAFGGAVIIIGWIGINERSAHQIVINMAGATYMLVSGLAAGAAIRVGNALGRKDLPGMRKAGFAGIYLSAFIMFLAAIAFITGKNWLPSLYVDDVEVLLISAQLMLIGGLFQIFDGVQAVGLSILRGMQDVRVPTIVAFISYWIIALPVGYLLAFNYEMGVNGIWYGFVFGLFVASVGLVFRFHQLTRKAKLA, from the coding sequence ATGATCAGAAGCCTCCTTCGCGGATTCAATTCTTATAAAAAGGACCTGAAAGAGACCCTGTATCTATCCGGGCCTGTTATTGTCGCTCAACTGGGTCTCGTCCTTATGGGAGTGATCGACAATATCATGATCGGCAATATTGAAAATATTGGTCATGAATTGCTTTCAGCAGCCTCTTTAGGTAACAGCATCTATTTTATTGTCGGAGTCTTAGGGATCGGGATTACTTTTGCGATTTCTCCCCTTGTTGCGGAAGCAGATGCGGCAGGAGAAGTCTCACAATGTGGTCTGTATCTACGGCAGGGAGTATTGGCCAGCTTGATCAGTGGGATATTGCTTTGTCTCATTATGCTGGGCCTCACGTACCTTCTCCCTTATATGGACCAACCGGAGCAGGACGTCCGCCTGGGCACACCTTATCTACACATCATCAATGTTTCCCTGATACCGATGATGCTTTTCCTTGCATATAAGCAATTTTCTGATGGGCTTTCCTTTACCAAAGCTGCGATGTATGTAACGCTTTTCGGCTTGATTTTCAATGTAGGAGTGAACTGGCTATTGATTTACGGGAATTGGGGGTTTCCTCGCTTGGAATTGATAGGGGCAGGGATAGGTACCTTGAGTAGTAGAATTTTCATGTTAATACTTATCGCGATCTATATCAATTATACGCCTCGATTTAAAATATATAAGCCCCGATTGAATTTTCGAGAATGGCGAGGAGACATCATGAAGAAAATATTTGAGATCGGTTTGCCCTCTGGATTTCAGTATTTCTTTGAAGTGGGAGCCTTTGGAGGAGCAGTTATTATAATAGGTTGGATTGGGATAAATGAAAGGTCTGCCCATCAGATTGTCATCAATATGGCTGGCGCTACCTATATGTTGGTTTCCGGTTTAGCGGCAGGCGCTGCGATCCGGGTCGGCAATGCATTAGGCCGAAAGGACCTTCCCGGCATGCGAAAAGCAGGCTTTGCAGGTATTTATTTAAGTGCATTTATCATGTTCCTTGCGGCCATTGCTTTTATTACGGGCAAAAATTGGTTGCCCAGCCTCTATGTGGATGATGTTGAAGTATTGTTGATCTCTGCTCAACTCATGCTTATAGGAGGTCTTTTCCAGATATTTGATGGGGTTCAGGCGGTTGGTCTTTCCATTCTAAGAGGTATGCAGGATGTACGTGTGCCTACCATAGTGGCTTTCATTAGTTACTGGATCATTGCTTTGCCAGTTGGCTATCTACTTGCTTTCAATTATGAGATGGGGGTCAATGGAATATGGTATGGATTTGTTTTTGGACTCTTTGTCGCTTCCGTAGGACTTGTATTTCGTTTTCATCAACTTACTCGCAAAGCTAAACTGGCTTAG
- a CDS encoding UbiA prenyltransferase family protein, whose product MLKEYISLLRPHQYIKNLFLFLPAFFSLQIIEAEVVIRTSIAFIAYCCMASAVYILNDYKDIEADREHPVKRFRPLAAGTIKTPTAFFLMSSLIIIGFLLSIYLGKSVFYLLTAYVFINVLYSFKLKHIAVVDIFIIALGFVTRIAVGAYAAPTPIPYSKWIVLMTFLGALFLALAKRRDDVLLAAQGQKVRKSIDGYNLEFINGAMMIMASVLIVGYISYTIAPEIQENFGSEYLYLTVAFVILGVLRYLQITFVEERSGNPTQILLTDLFLQITIVAWLLSFVFLIY is encoded by the coding sequence ATGCTGAAAGAATACATCAGCCTTTTACGGCCACATCAGTATATCAAGAATCTCTTCCTTTTTTTGCCGGCTTTTTTCTCCCTGCAAATTATAGAAGCAGAGGTGGTAATACGAACCAGTATTGCCTTCATAGCTTATTGCTGTATGGCTAGCGCAGTGTACATTCTGAATGATTACAAAGACATAGAAGCCGATCGAGAACATCCCGTGAAGCGTTTCAGGCCTTTAGCTGCCGGTACAATAAAAACTCCGACAGCCTTCTTCCTGATGAGCAGTCTGATTATCATTGGATTTCTACTTAGTATATATCTGGGGAAAAGCGTTTTCTATCTGCTTACGGCTTATGTCTTTATCAATGTTTTATATTCTTTTAAACTGAAACATATAGCTGTTGTCGATATTTTTATTATCGCCCTGGGATTTGTGACACGAATAGCTGTGGGTGCTTATGCAGCTCCTACTCCTATTCCTTATTCCAAGTGGATTGTTCTGATGACTTTTCTGGGGGCTTTGTTTTTGGCGCTGGCGAAAAGAAGGGATGATGTCTTGCTCGCGGCTCAGGGACAAAAGGTGCGAAAGTCTATAGATGGCTATAATCTGGAATTTATCAATGGAGCAATGATGATCATGGCATCCGTATTGATCGTCGGTTATATATCATATACGATCGCTCCGGAAATCCAGGAAAACTTTGGGAGTGAATATTTATACCTGACTGTTGCCTTTGTGATTTTGGGAGTTCTACGGTATTTGCAGATCACTTTTGTAGAGGAAAGGAGTGGGAATCCTACCCAAATTTTATTGACAGATCTCTTTCTGCAGATTACGATTGTTGCCTGGCTCCTTAGCTTTGTCTTTTTGATTTACTAG